One window of the Eucalyptus grandis isolate ANBG69807.140 chromosome 6, ASM1654582v1, whole genome shotgun sequence genome contains the following:
- the LOC104456653 gene encoding receptor protein kinase CLAVATA1, which produces MAATAAKPPCKPASYFWFSSSFCLLLFVSASLAQSDLDVLRQLRAALAAPNSTALHDWVGPSSSSSSSSSPPPFPHCSFTGVTCDAGSRVVSLNLTDVRLFGRVPREIGLLRDLVNLTLTSCNLSGTLPPELGNLTELEVLDVYDNNFTAQLPPEVVGLKKLKWLNLAGNYFFGVIPEVYSEMESLEYLGLQANQLSGRVPASLAKLKNLQWLYLGYFNTYDGEIPAEFGSMKELRRLDLASCGLSGEIPVSLSELKKLDSLFLQWNNLMGVIPPELSKMLSLMSLDLSNNYLTGVIPATFAELKNLTLLNLFANHLEGQIPEFVGELPNLETLQVWGNNFTMMLPAGLGRNGRLLYVDVTQNHFTGTIPRELCRGGRLKTLILTNNSFFGPIPDEFGECKSLTKVRVGKNFLDGTIPRGIFNLPQATIIELNDNLFSGELPAQMSGENLVILSLSNNRISGEIPPAIGNFSGLRTLLLDANRFSGKIPSELFSPRFLLRVNISGNSISGRIPGSVTGCTSLAALDLSRNNLAGEIPNGLSSLKVLAVLNLSSNRLTGPVPKEIGIMTSLNTLDLSFNDLSGEVPHEGQFLVFKNSSFAGNQKLCSPGRFSCPSRSSASRTSSRVVITAISLVTAALLITVTVYQVLKRRRQGSRAWKLTAFQKLGFKAEDVLKCLEEENIIGKGGAGIVYRGSMPNGTDVAIKQLAGRGGNGLSDHGFSAEIQTLGRIRHRNIVRLLGYLSNKDTNLLLYEYMPNGSLGELLHGSKGGHLQWETRYRIAVEAAKGLCYLHHDCLPLIIHRDVKSNNILLDSDFEAHVADFGLAKFLQDAGASECMSSVAGSYGYIAPEYAYTLKVDEKSDVYSFGVVLLELIAGRKPVGEFGDGVDIVRWVKTVSDPLPQPPSDAALVLAVIDRRLGGYPIASVIHLFKIACRCVEEESSERPTMREVVHMLTNPPLSATTFAVGATPDLIKL; this is translated from the exons atggcggcgacggcggcgaaaCCGCCCTGCAAGCCCGCTTCCTACTTCtggttctcctcctccttctgcctcctcctcttcgTCTCGGCTTCCCTCGCGCAGAGCGACCTCGACGTGCTCCGGCAGCTCAGGGCCGCCCTGGCCGCGCCCAACTCGACCGCCCTCCACGACTGGGTcggcccctcctcctcctcctcatcctcctcgtcgccgccgcccttTCCGCATTGCTCCTTCACCGGGGTCACGTGCGACGCCGGCTCCCGGGTCGTGTCTCTCAACCTCACTGACGTCCGCCTCTTCGGCCGCGTCCCCCGCGAAATCGGCCTCCTCCGCGACCTCGTCAACCTCACGCTCACCAGCTGCAACCTCTCGGGGACCCTCCCGCCGGAGCTCGGCAACCTGACCGAGCTCGAAGTCCTCGACGTGTACGACAACAACTTCACGGCCCAGCTGCCGCCGGAGGTGGTGGGGCTGAAGAAGCTGAAGtggctcaacctcgccggcaATTACTTCTTCGGCGTGATACCGGAGGTTTACTCGGAGATGGAGAGCCTGGAGTACCTGGGGCTGCAGGCGAACCAGCTGAGCGGCAGAGtcccggcgagcctcgcgaaGCTGAAGAACCTCCAGTGGCTCTACCTGGGCTACTTCAACACGTACGATGGCGAGATTCCGGCGGAGTTCGGGTCTATGAAAGAGCTCAGACGCCTCGACTTGGCGAGCTGCGGCCTCTCCGGCGAGATTCCGGTGAGCCTGAGCGAGCTAAAGAAGTTAGACTCTCTGTTCCTCCAGTGGAACAACCTCATGGGCGTTATCCCCCCCGAGCTCTCGAAGATGTTGAGCCTCATGTCCCTCGACCTCTCCAACAATTACCTCACTGGAGTGATTCCGGCGACCTTCGCCGAACTCAAGAACCTGACTCTGCTCAACCTGTTCGCGAACCACCTGGAAGGCCAGATCCCCGAGTTCGTGGGCGAGCTTCCGAACCTGGAGACCCTCCAGGTTTGGGGCAACAACTTCACGATGATGTTGCCAGCGGGCCTAGGGAGGAACGGGAGGCTGCTATACGTCGACGTCACGCAGAACCACTTCACCGGCACGATCCCTCGGGAATTGTGCCGGGGAGGGAGGCTCAAGACTCTGATCCTGACCAACAACTCGTTCTTTGGGCCCATCCCTGATGAATTCGGGGAGTGCAAGTCGCTGACCAAAGTCCGAGTCGGCAAGAACTTTCTCGACGGGACGATTCCTCGGGGGATCTTCAACCTGCCGCAAGCAACTATAATCGAGCTTAACGACAATCTCTTCTCCGGCGAGCTCCCGGCGCAGATGTCCGGCGAGAACTTGGTCATCCTGTCGCTCTCGAACAACCGGATTTCCGGTGAGATCCCTCCGGCGATTGGCAACTTCAGCGGCCTGCGTACTCTGTTACTGGACGCGAACAGGTTCTCCGGCAAGATTCCCAGCGAGCTTTTCTCGCCGAGGTTCCTACTGAGGGTGAACATCAGCGGGAACAGCATCAGCGGCAGGATTCCTGGTTCGGTCACTGGGTGCACTTCTCTGGCAGCCCTTGATTTGAGCAGGAACAATCTCGCTGGCGAGATTCCGAACGGCTTGTCTAGCCTGAAAGTGTTGGCCGTCCTCAATCTGTCGAGCAACAGATTGACCGGTCCAGTTCCAAAGGAAATTGGCATCATGACCAGCCTCAATACGCTCGATTTGTCCTTCAACGATCTCTCCGGCGAAGTCCCCCACGAAGGCCAGTTCCTCGTCTTCAAGAACTCCTCCTTCGCCGGAAACCAGAAACTCTGCTCGCCAGGCCGCTTCTCTTGCCCTTCGCGGTCAAGTGCCTCGCGCACTTCCTCGAGGGTTGTGATCACGGCAATCTCACTCGTGACCGCGGCGCTGCTCATCACCGTCACGGTCTACCAGGTCCTGAAGAGGAGGCGGCAGGGCTCGAGAGCCTGGAAGCTCACTGCCTTCCAGAAGCTCGGCTTCAAGGCCGAGGACGTGCTCAAGTGCCTGGAGGAGGAGAATATCATCGGCAAAGGTGGCGCGGGGATCGTCTACCGCGGGTCGATGCCCAACGGGACGGACGTCGCCATCAAGCAGCTGGCGGGACGGGGCGGCAACGGGCTCAGCGACCACGGCTTCTCCGCGGAGATTCAGACCCTCGGTCGGATCCGGCACCGGAACATCGTGAGGCTCCTCGGATACCTCTCCAACAAGGACACCAACCTGTTGCTGTACGAGTACATGCCCAATGGGAGCTTAGGGGAGCTGTTGCATGGTTCGAAAGGCGGCCACTTGCAGTGGGAGACGCGGTATCGGATCGCCGTGGAGGCCGCGAAGGGGCTGTGCTACCTCCACCACGATTGCTTGCCGCTGATAATTCATCGAGACGTGAAGTCGAACAACATTCTGCTGGATTCGGACTTCGAGGCGCACGTCGCTGATTTCGGGCTGGCCAAGTTCTTGCAGGACGCCGGCGCATCGGAGTGCATGTCGTCCGTGGCCGGTTCCTACGGCTACATAGCCCCAG AATACGCCTACACGCTGAAAGTGGACGAGAAGAGCGACGTGTACAGCTTCGGGGTCGTGCTGCTGGAGCTGATAGCCGGGAGGAAGCCGGTGGGGGAGTTTGGCGACGGCGTGGACATCGTGAGGTGGGTGAAGACCGTGTCGGACCCCCTCCCGCAGCCGCCGTCGGACGCGGCCTTGGTGCTGGCCGTGATCGACCGCAGGCTGGGCGGGTACCCCATCGCGAGCGTGATCCACCTCTTCAAGATCGCGTGCCGGTGCGTCGAGGAGGAGAGTTCCGAGAGGCCCACCATGAGAGAAGTCGTCCACATGCTGACAAACCCGCCTCTGTCCGCCACCACCTTCGCCGTCGGCGCCACCCCGGACCTCATCAAACTGTAG